The Vespula vulgaris chromosome 2, iyVesVulg1.1, whole genome shotgun sequence genome has a segment encoding these proteins:
- the LOC127072458 gene encoding C-type lectin domain family 9 member A produces the protein MSQTKYLRTFLSILLMSSAVIIIEISAESSFTTSTNETNVLESRRIGPWSEILEDWIVTTANSGMSRISKVMKLDDKVLTVSTKGTQNKRDVSETDIYLLGAIEKLVYRVDYVEKRLRRAEELLYYVISGSTANKDSCPSNYTSIGQYCYYFSDREYDWKSSASLCRGMGGHLVEFETIVENQDVISYLQGNTKLKGKNFWTGGLNPGLLWIWAGSARPIHNDTKQAVVGNGRCLKLFYDLSSKIYSYKGEECASRQKFICELTTDDESANKIERTVRMLSDTIS, from the exons ATGAGCCaaacgaaatatttacgaacatttttatcaattttattgatGTCATCGGCAGTAATCATCATCGAAATTTCGG CCGAGTCTTCTTTTACGACATCAACAAACGAGACGAATGTACTTGAAAGTCGTAGAATAGGACCTTGGAGCGAAATTTTAGAAGATTGGATTGTCACTACCGCGAATTCTGGCATGTCAAGAATATCGAAGGTAATGAAATTAGATGACAAAGTATTAACAGTATCGACCAAGGGAACACAGAATAAGAGAGACGTTTCTGAAACAGACATTTATTTACTCG GTGCGATCGAGAAACTTGTATATAGAGTGGATTACGTAGAAAAACGTCTTAGAAGAGCCGAAGAACTTTTGTATTATGTTATTTCTGGATCTACCGCTAACAAAG ATTCCTGTCCATCGAACTACACGAGCATCGGTCAGTATTGCTATTATTTTAGTGATCGTGAATACGATTGGAAGTCATCCGCTAGTCTTTGCCGAGGTATGGGAGGACATTTGGTCGAATTCGAAACCATTGTTGAAAATCAGGATGTAATTTCGTATCTTCAAGGAAATACGAAGCTCAAAGGCAAAAACTTTTGGACAGGTGGTTTGAATCCTGGTCTTTTATGGATCTGGGCCGGAAGTGCCAGACCTATTCATAATGATACGAAACAGGCTGTCGTTGGGAACGGCAG gTGTCTAAAATTGTTCTACGATCTATCTTCGAAGATTTATTCTTACAAGGGTGAGGAATGTGCGTCAAGGCAGAAATTCATTTGCGAATTAACCACAGACGATGAGTCAGCGAATAAAATCGAGAGAACAGTACGGATGTTATCCGATACAATTAGCTGA
- the LOC127072453 gene encoding nicotinamidase-like has product MINEIDWKSADNIFKTFDVNKDGVLDEKEFFLLCEKFYGEEEVNKNEWRVKEIFKIFSLNDEGLKESKWKRCFTKWIQKKPVNVLIVVDVQNDFIDGNLALPNRTGYEVIKPINRLLKKVHWDQVIYSFDWHPKNHISFYDNLAERKLHPSSKITKELAKPFDTVTFLKPRLEQTLWPRHCVMNSWGAKLNSDLYISPDSIQIYKGQNPDSDAYSVFTKENVKTNSKLETILLKIKATDLYICGLATDVCVKATCLDGLSLGYNVIMIEDSCRGIDKNNTEEAKKLIIENGGLVTNSNHVFSLVNEEKRSLILDHQAAKKHFVKPSIPIDNKNALAD; this is encoded by the exons ATGATAAACGAAATAGATTGGAAATCAGccgataatattttcaaaacttTCGATGTAAACAAAGACGGTGTGctcgatgaaaaagaattttttcttctatgcgAGAAATTTTACGGTGAAGAAGaagtgaataaaaatgaatggagggttaaagaaatttttaaaatatttagctTAAATGATGAGGGATTAAAAGAATCAAAATGGAAAAG ATGCTTTACAAAATGGATACAAAAAAAACCTGTAAATGTATTAATAGTAGTCGATGTACAAAACGACTTTATTGATGGAAATTTAGCATTACCTAATCGTACGGGTTATGAAGTAATAAAACCGATTAATCGTTTGTTGAAAAAAGTTCATTGGGATCAagttatttattcgttcgattgGCATCCTAAAAATCATATTAGTTTTTACGACAATCTTGCTGAACGAAAACTGCATCCGTCATCtaaa aTTACAAAAGAACTAGCTAAACCATTTGATACTGTTACTTTTTTAAAACCACGGTTGGAACAAACACTTTGGCCAAGACATTGCGTAATGAATTCGTGGGGTGCAAAATTAAATAGTGATCTGTATATATCACCAGACTCTATACAG ATATACAAGGGTCAAAATCCAGATAGTGATGCTTACTCGGTTTTCACAAAAGAAAACGTGAAGACGAATTCGAAACTGGAGacgattttattgaaaatcaaAGCCACAGATTTGTACATTTGTGGATTGGCCACGGACGTTTGCGTGAAAGCAACATGTCTCGATGGATTGAGTTTGGGCTATAATGTAATTATGATCGAGGATAGCTGCCGTGGTATCGATAAAAACAATACAGAAGAAGCGAAAAAATTGATCATAGAAAACGGTGGTTTGGTGACGAATAGTAATcatgttttttctcttgtgAACGAAGAAAAGCGAAGTTTGATTCTTGATCATCAAGCTGCGAAAAAACACTTTGTAAAACCTTCAATTCCCATTGATAACAAAAATGCATTAGCGGACTAA